The following are encoded in a window of Thalassotalea insulae genomic DNA:
- a CDS encoding efflux RND transporter permease subunit gives MKLTASALASPAAVAVGVALIILVGLLSLAKLPVQLFPDIERPTIAIQTFWRAASPQEIESEVVEPQEQVLKGIPGLRAMNAFANRGSAFINLEFGVGTNMDQTLIDVISRMTRVNNLPRDARPPRIMLGGFGGSAPALTFFFLQALPGNSQAIDDYIDFADDVIRPRIEALDGVASVQTFNQQNRQQLQIRFDPIKAAEYGIEIPQLIALVSATNDVSGGFIDVGRRQYTLRFTGKYQVSELEQLILTARNGRNIRLADIAKVEIRRPDKQSVAVQNGNPAFGMRINKANGANVLETLNRVKNEVALINQQLLAEKKLVMVQSFDASVFIYRAINLVTSNLFAGVILSISILWFFIRRVRATLIIATAIPISLLSTFIVLEFTGRSLNVISLAGLAFAVGMVLDAAIVVLENILRARDKGLDSHQSAIEGAQQVWGALLASTATTVAIFLPVFFLKDIEGQLFGDLALTIAIAVAISLIVAVVLLPVLAKYFLTTTQVADPNQRLWQRISDIVIKLTNSGKRRLLLAISLLVMPVFITYLAMPSLDYLPPVKRDAVDANLRFPPGANVETITKEVIEPIVERLQPYMDGEKQPALKNYYLFSGQFGGRLGVRAKDQSRVDELLAIVRNEILVDLPDTQAFAVQGNLFGGFGGGRQVRINLQSQDTLVLQSAARQGLDWVREAIPGVSVQANPGTENAEPELRLAPNDRNILEQGWSRRELGRVVRTLGDGLFVGEYFNGTKRLNMILRTDGWDDPDSLADIPVVTGTGAITQLSELVDITRTVGPSNLTRLDGNRTISLNVNPPEGWSLERTIAVLKAEVEPKLRQVLSDDGHILYGGSADQLTKAISIMAENFAFALVILFLLMAALFKSVKDSLLVVITIPLATVGGVIALQLLNLVVFQPLDLLTMIGFVILLGLVVNNAILLVHQTRLGQSNGLTRFAAVEQALSLRLRPIFMSTSTSFFGMLPLLLMPGTGSVIYRGLAAVIVGGLAVSTLFTIVLLPCLLRIKRTDFTLLFANPVMSVKSCAEQAAVKHHSA, from the coding sequence ATGAAATTAACTGCTAGTGCGTTAGCTAGTCCGGCTGCGGTTGCAGTAGGAGTTGCTTTGATCATCTTAGTTGGCTTATTAAGCTTAGCTAAATTACCGGTGCAGTTATTTCCGGATATCGAACGGCCAACCATTGCCATTCAGACCTTTTGGCGGGCGGCATCTCCCCAGGAAATTGAATCTGAAGTTGTTGAACCTCAGGAGCAAGTGCTCAAAGGTATCCCAGGGCTTAGAGCGATGAATGCTTTTGCCAATCGTGGCAGTGCGTTTATTAATTTAGAATTTGGCGTTGGCACTAACATGGATCAAACGTTAATTGATGTTATCAGCCGTATGACCCGGGTAAACAATCTGCCCCGGGATGCCCGTCCTCCTAGGATCATGCTTGGAGGCTTTGGTGGCTCAGCACCGGCATTAACTTTTTTCTTTTTACAGGCGCTACCTGGTAACAGCCAAGCCATTGATGATTATATTGATTTTGCTGATGATGTAATTCGTCCCCGTATTGAAGCGTTGGACGGTGTTGCGAGTGTTCAGACGTTTAATCAGCAAAACCGCCAGCAATTGCAAATTCGTTTTGATCCAATAAAAGCAGCAGAATATGGTATCGAAATTCCACAGTTGATCGCTTTAGTGTCAGCGACTAATGATGTTTCAGGTGGTTTTATCGACGTTGGTCGCCGGCAATATACTTTACGTTTTACTGGTAAATATCAGGTTAGTGAACTGGAACAGTTGATTCTAACCGCTCGAAATGGCCGCAACATTCGTCTAGCGGATATTGCAAAAGTTGAAATTCGCCGCCCTGATAAACAAAGTGTTGCAGTACAAAATGGTAATCCAGCATTTGGCATGAGGATCAATAAAGCCAACGGCGCGAATGTACTGGAAACCCTTAATCGGGTGAAAAACGAGGTGGCTTTGATTAATCAGCAGTTGTTAGCTGAGAAAAAGTTGGTAATGGTGCAATCTTTTGATGCTTCGGTATTTATTTACCGAGCGATTAATTTAGTCACTAGCAACTTATTTGCAGGCGTTATTTTATCAATATCGATTTTATGGTTTTTTATTCGTCGGGTACGGGCAACGCTTATTATCGCGACGGCCATTCCTATCAGCTTGTTAAGTACCTTTATTGTGCTTGAATTTACCGGACGCTCGCTGAATGTCATATCGCTTGCCGGGCTGGCCTTTGCTGTTGGTATGGTACTCGATGCAGCAATTGTGGTGCTGGAGAATATTTTGCGCGCCAGAGATAAAGGGCTGGATAGCCATCAAAGTGCTATTGAGGGAGCGCAACAGGTGTGGGGGGCATTATTGGCTTCCACCGCAACCACAGTGGCTATTTTTCTGCCGGTGTTTTTCTTAAAGGATATTGAAGGCCAGTTGTTTGGTGATTTAGCGCTAACTATTGCTATTGCGGTGGCTATTTCATTAATCGTTGCCGTAGTTTTGTTGCCAGTGTTGGCGAAATATTTTTTAACAACAACCCAAGTTGCAGATCCGAATCAAAGGCTGTGGCAGCGCATTAGCGATATTGTTATTAAGCTCACTAATAGTGGTAAAAGACGGCTGCTGTTAGCGATATCCTTATTAGTGATGCCAGTATTTATCACCTATCTGGCAATGCCGAGTTTAGATTACCTGCCTCCAGTTAAACGAGATGCGGTAGATGCTAACCTGCGTTTTCCGCCTGGGGCTAATGTCGAAACCATCACAAAAGAAGTAATTGAACCGATTGTTGAACGCTTACAGCCATATATGGACGGTGAAAAGCAGCCGGCATTGAAAAATTATTATCTCTTTAGTGGGCAATTTGGTGGTCGTTTAGGGGTAAGGGCAAAAGATCAAAGTCGCGTTGACGAATTATTAGCGATAGTTAGAAATGAAATCCTGGTGGATTTGCCAGATACTCAGGCGTTTGCTGTACAAGGTAACTTATTTGGTGGCTTCGGTGGCGGTCGCCAGGTCAGAATCAACTTACAATCTCAAGATACTTTAGTGTTGCAAAGTGCGGCTCGTCAGGGCTTAGACTGGGTCAGAGAGGCTATTCCCGGTGTTAGCGTACAGGCAAATCCAGGGACGGAAAATGCAGAGCCTGAATTACGGTTAGCGCCCAATGATCGAAATATTCTAGAACAAGGTTGGAGCCGTCGCGAACTTGGACGAGTGGTACGGACCTTAGGTGATGGCTTATTTGTCGGAGAATACTTCAATGGTACTAAACGACTTAATATGATCTTGCGAACTGATGGTTGGGATGACCCTGACAGTTTAGCTGATATTCCTGTGGTAACAGGTACCGGCGCTATTACCCAATTATCTGAGTTGGTGGATATTACTCGCACCGTTGGTCCGTCTAATTTGACCCGCTTAGATGGTAATCGCACTATCAGTTTAAATGTAAATCCACCAGAGGGCTGGTCATTAGAGCGTACCATAGCGGTTTTAAAAGCAGAGGTTGAGCCGAAACTGCGTCAGGTGTTATCTGACGACGGGCATATTCTTTACGGTGGTAGTGCCGATCAGTTGACTAAAGCGATTTCGATAATGGCTGAGAACTTTGCTTTTGCACTTGTGATCTTATTTTTATTGATGGCAGCATTATTTAAGTCAGTAAAAGACAGTTTGCTGGTTGTGATCACCATACCATTGGCAACTGTCGGCGGTGTTATCGCATTACAGTTACTTAACCTAGTTGTTTTTCAGCCGCTTGATTTACTGACCATGATAGGTTTCGTCATTTTACTAGGGTTAGTGGTAAATAATGCGATTTTACTGGTACATCAAACTCGCCTGGGACAAAGCAATGGCCTAACTCGTTTTGCCGCGGTGGAACAGGCGTTGAGCTTACGGTTAAGACCGATATTTATGAGTACTTCAACCAGTTTTTTTGGCATGTTGCCATTGTTACTGATGCCTGGCACGGGCAGCGTGATTTATCGTGGTCTAGCGGCTGTAATCGTGGGAGGCTTAGCAGTTAGTACGTTATTTACCATAGTATTACTTCCTTGTCTGTTACGGATAAAACGTACGGACTTTACCTTGTTATTTGCTAACCCCGTAATGTCAGTTAAATCTTGTGCTGAGCAAGCGGCTGTCAAGCATCATTCTGCCTAA
- a CDS encoding efflux RND transporter periplasmic adaptor subunit has protein sequence MKKLILSLCLTSALWASLSHGTTAKQKETPAQLVSIELAKQERVNPTIWLPGNVISRHNAPISAEQAGQLLWVEEIGAEVEQGQLIATIDNRHLKLQLARQQAQVKQHQADVDYLTKQKKRLSALNQTNNTSVSELERVSKDLIVAKNEVIALEMQVKQTALEIEKTAIKAPFSGSISQRFVNLGQLITRGSPIVQLVDTKHLDIQIAAPLTIAQFIDTKAEVMVKWQDKLIELPIRTWSQAGDQASRTFDVRLSADNIDLIAGSAVTVSLPKQDSKEATLVPRDALVLRENETFVLTIDKENQAKKVNVLVGQGKGRWVSVSGDLWAGDAVIVRGGERLQHGQKVRQDQRLFAKAQMLTTE, from the coding sequence ATGAAAAAATTAATATTAAGCTTATGTTTAACTAGTGCTTTATGGGCTTCATTGAGCCACGGCACTACGGCTAAACAAAAAGAAACGCCCGCTCAGCTGGTGTCTATTGAGTTAGCAAAACAGGAACGGGTTAATCCGACTATTTGGTTGCCAGGTAATGTTATCAGTCGTCATAATGCACCGATTTCCGCTGAGCAAGCAGGGCAATTGCTCTGGGTAGAAGAAATAGGTGCTGAGGTTGAACAAGGACAACTGATCGCTACCATTGATAATCGCCACTTAAAGCTACAATTAGCCCGTCAGCAGGCGCAGGTTAAGCAGCATCAGGCTGATGTCGATTATTTAACTAAGCAGAAGAAGCGTTTATCGGCGTTAAATCAAACTAATAATACCTCGGTTAGCGAGCTCGAACGGGTCAGCAAAGATTTAATTGTTGCCAAAAATGAAGTAATAGCGCTGGAAATGCAAGTTAAGCAAACTGCATTAGAGATAGAAAAAACTGCGATTAAAGCGCCGTTTAGTGGCAGTATCAGCCAACGTTTTGTTAACTTAGGTCAGCTTATTACCCGTGGCAGCCCGATCGTGCAGTTAGTCGATACCAAGCATTTAGATATTCAGATTGCCGCGCCATTAACGATTGCACAATTTATTGATACCAAGGCAGAAGTGATGGTGAAGTGGCAGGATAAATTAATCGAACTGCCGATCAGAACCTGGAGTCAGGCGGGGGATCAGGCTTCCCGTACTTTTGATGTTCGTTTATCAGCAGATAATATTGATTTAATCGCTGGTAGCGCAGTAACGGTATCATTGCCTAAACAAGATAGTAAGGAAGCGACATTAGTACCTCGTGATGCGTTAGTCTTAAGAGAGAATGAAACGTTTGTTTTGACCATAGATAAAGAAAACCAGGCGAAGAAAGTTAATGTCTTGGTTGGGCAAGGTAAAGGCCGCTGGGTCTCTGTTTCCGGAGATTTATGGGCAGGGGACGCAGTGATTGTTCGAGGGGGTGAGCGTTTGCAACATGGACAAAAAGTTCGTCAAGATCAACGTTTGTTCGCAAAAGCACAGATGCTAACGACTGAATAG
- a CDS encoding GNAT family N-acetyltransferase has product MQIIRADKSDKKAILRFYRSQHYSARYLGHDQVYMIKQQQTIIAAAMVSQIQADSPVYFLHAVVVNSHYQKQGLASALLLEIDKAQQSLLCFAKISLAPLYQKIAMTHQPSKQIQQLPTHLQQRYYSYLIKQPALKVFARYI; this is encoded by the coding sequence ATGCAAATAATTCGTGCCGATAAAAGTGATAAAAAAGCCATACTGCGCTTTTATCGTTCGCAGCACTATTCAGCACGCTATTTGGGCCATGATCAGGTCTATATGATTAAACAGCAACAAACCATCATTGCAGCTGCTATGGTGTCGCAAATACAAGCAGATAGCCCAGTCTACTTTTTACATGCTGTCGTAGTGAATAGTCATTATCAAAAGCAAGGTCTAGCAAGTGCATTGCTATTAGAAATAGATAAAGCGCAACAATCATTACTTTGTTTTGCCAAGATAAGCTTAGCACCGCTATATCAGAAAATTGCAATGACACACCAACCCTCAAAGCAAATTCAGCAACTACCGACGCACCTTCAACAACGTTATTACAGCTATTTAATCAAGCAACCGGCACTCAAAGTGTTTGCCCGTTATATTTAG
- the metG gene encoding methionine--tRNA ligase: MHSDTPSSNKRKILVTCALPYANGSIHLGHLLEHIQTDIWVRFQRMRGHETYFVCADDAHGTPIMLKAQELGVTPEQMIAGVREEHMADFHDFHISFDNYHSTHSDENKAFAEEIYNKLHANGHIKTRIISQLYDPEKGMFLPDRFVKGTCPKCKSEDENGDSCDNCGATYSPTEVINPRSVVSGATPVLKDSEHYFFDLPAFEQMLKDWTTSGSLQEEMANKLNEWFESGLQQWDISRDAPYFGFEIPNASGKFFYVWLDAPIGYMGSFKNLCDKQNIDFDRYWSENSDAELYHFIGKDIIYFHSLFWPAMLEGAGYRKPTSVYAHGFVTVNGAKMSKSKGTFIKGRTYLEHLNPEYLRYYYAAKLTNRIDDLDLNLEDFAQRVNSDLVGKVVNIASRCASFITKRFDGMLSSNIDDQTLADEVTSAGDRLAELYENREFAKAMREIMALADKVNEYIAVKEPWVLVKDESKQQQVQDVCSLGINLFRTLMIYLKPVLPKLAESSEAFLNDALLWDGHKALLTNHKINKFKALLQRVDMEKIDAMTEASKESLKQTTPAPVTGPLADDPIAPEIQFDDFAKIDLRIAKIVKAEHVEKADKLLRLELALDNDGQETRQVFAGIKSAYQPEDLEGKLTVMVANLAPRKMRFGMSEGMVLAAGPGGKDLWILNPDDGAQPGMRVK, translated from the coding sequence ATGCATTCAGATACGCCATCATCAAATAAACGTAAAATACTTGTGACCTGTGCCTTACCTTATGCCAATGGTTCCATTCATTTAGGACACTTATTGGAGCATATCCAAACCGATATTTGGGTTCGCTTTCAACGAATGCGCGGTCACGAAACTTACTTCGTTTGTGCTGATGACGCACACGGCACGCCAATTATGTTAAAAGCACAAGAATTAGGCGTAACTCCTGAGCAAATGATCGCTGGCGTACGCGAAGAGCATATGGCGGACTTTCATGATTTTCATATCAGCTTTGATAATTACCATTCTACCCATAGCGATGAAAACAAAGCATTTGCTGAAGAAATTTATAATAAACTTCACGCAAACGGTCATATTAAAACCCGTATCATTTCTCAACTGTACGATCCGGAAAAAGGTATGTTTTTACCCGATAGGTTCGTTAAAGGTACTTGCCCTAAGTGTAAAAGTGAAGACGAGAACGGCGACAGTTGTGATAATTGCGGTGCAACCTACTCACCAACAGAAGTGATTAATCCCCGCTCTGTTGTTTCTGGTGCAACGCCGGTATTAAAAGATTCAGAACATTACTTCTTTGATCTACCCGCATTTGAGCAAATGCTAAAAGACTGGACCACTAGCGGTTCACTACAAGAAGAAATGGCCAATAAGCTCAACGAATGGTTTGAGTCTGGTTTACAGCAGTGGGATATTAGCCGTGACGCCCCTTACTTTGGCTTTGAAATTCCTAATGCATCAGGTAAATTTTTCTACGTCTGGTTAGATGCACCAATCGGCTATATGGGGAGCTTCAAAAATTTATGTGATAAACAAAATATTGATTTTGACCGCTACTGGAGTGAAAACTCAGATGCTGAGCTTTATCACTTTATCGGTAAAGATATTATCTATTTTCACAGCCTGTTCTGGCCAGCGATGTTAGAAGGTGCCGGTTATCGCAAACCAACATCGGTATACGCCCACGGTTTTGTCACAGTTAATGGCGCAAAAATGTCTAAGTCGAAAGGCACCTTTATTAAAGGACGGACCTATTTAGAACATTTAAACCCAGAATATTTACGTTATTACTACGCGGCAAAATTAACCAACCGTATTGATGACTTAGACCTTAACCTCGAAGACTTTGCCCAACGCGTCAATTCAGACTTAGTAGGTAAAGTAGTCAATATTGCCTCTCGTTGTGCCAGCTTTATCACTAAGCGCTTTGACGGCATGTTATCAAGCAATATTGATGATCAGACACTAGCTGATGAAGTCACCAGCGCTGGTGATCGTCTAGCTGAGCTTTATGAAAACCGCGAGTTTGCTAAAGCGATGCGTGAAATCATGGCTCTCGCAGATAAGGTGAATGAATATATCGCGGTAAAAGAACCTTGGGTATTGGTTAAAGATGAAAGTAAACAGCAACAAGTTCAAGACGTTTGTTCGTTAGGCATTAACCTGTTTAGAACTTTAATGATCTACTTAAAACCTGTGCTACCAAAACTGGCGGAAAGCAGCGAAGCATTTTTAAATGATGCACTATTATGGGATGGCCATAAAGCGCTCCTAACCAACCATAAAATCAATAAATTTAAAGCGTTATTACAACGTGTCGATATGGAAAAAATTGACGCTATGACTGAAGCATCAAAAGAATCATTAAAGCAAACTACGCCAGCACCAGTAACAGGCCCACTAGCCGATGATCCAATTGCCCCGGAAATTCAGTTTGATGACTTTGCTAAAATCGATTTACGTATCGCCAAAATTGTTAAAGCAGAGCATGTTGAAAAAGCGGACAAGTTACTACGCCTTGAATTAGCGCTTGATAACGATGGTCAAGAAACTCGCCAAGTATTCGCCGGCATTAAATCTGCCTACCAGCCGGAAGACCTTGAAGGCAAGTTAACAGTGATGGTCGCTAATCTGGCTCCTCGAAAAATGCGTTTTGGTATGTCAGAGGGTATGGTATTAGCTGCAGGCCCTGGCGGTAAAGACCTATGGATCCTCAATCCCGACGATGGTGCACAGCCAGGTATGCGAGTTAAATAA
- the apbC gene encoding iron-sulfur cluster carrier protein ApbC, with product MFSKFFSKKSIAKEQIEAIEQFYQSYRSDIFPEGIANVCQLRDLEIVDGNITLSLTVPFACESELDCFAEQLLSEQQVSIIVDGRLDVLNIKKHDITGIKNIIAIASGKGGVGKSTTAVNLAYAMQAEGARVGILDADIYGPSIPKMLGKEDVKVTSRDGKLMDPIEVNELAAMSIGFLVDEKDATIWRGPMASRAFGQLLNETAWQDIDYLIVDLPPGTGDIQLTLAQQVPVAAAVVITTPQDIALADAAKGIAMFNKVNVPVLGVIENMSYHLCQNCGEKSHLFGQGGGELLSKDYGTQLLGQLPLDISICQHADQGKSALVENSAGDIAQQYRRIAGKIAADLFRQFDARSPATNEILIKQVD from the coding sequence ATGTTTTCTAAATTTTTTTCTAAAAAATCGATTGCCAAAGAACAAATTGAAGCGATAGAGCAATTTTATCAAAGTTACCGTAGTGACATTTTTCCTGAGGGCATCGCCAATGTTTGTCAGCTACGCGATCTGGAAATAGTCGACGGTAATATAACCTTAAGCTTAACGGTACCGTTTGCTTGTGAAAGTGAGCTTGATTGCTTTGCCGAACAATTGCTGAGCGAACAGCAAGTTTCCATTATTGTCGATGGTCGGCTCGACGTGCTTAATATTAAAAAGCACGATATCACTGGCATTAAGAACATTATTGCTATTGCTTCAGGCAAAGGCGGGGTGGGTAAGTCAACGACTGCTGTTAATTTAGCATATGCTATGCAAGCAGAAGGGGCGCGTGTTGGTATTTTAGATGCCGATATTTATGGCCCGTCAATTCCTAAAATGTTAGGTAAAGAGGACGTTAAAGTAACCTCACGAGATGGTAAGCTAATGGATCCTATAGAGGTCAATGAGTTAGCTGCGATGTCTATTGGTTTTTTAGTCGATGAAAAAGACGCTACTATTTGGCGCGGGCCAATGGCGAGTAGGGCATTTGGTCAATTATTAAATGAAACCGCCTGGCAAGATATTGATTATTTAATCGTTGATCTGCCGCCGGGCACCGGGGATATTCAGTTAACTTTGGCGCAGCAAGTGCCGGTAGCGGCGGCTGTGGTGATCACCACGCCACAGGATATTGCGCTTGCTGATGCAGCAAAAGGCATTGCGATGTTTAATAAGGTGAATGTACCTGTGTTAGGTGTCATTGAAAACATGAGCTATCACCTTTGTCAAAATTGTGGTGAAAAATCACATTTGTTTGGTCAGGGGGGCGGTGAATTGCTTAGTAAAGATTATGGTACTCAATTACTTGGCCAACTGCCGCTAGATATCAGTATTTGTCAGCATGCCGATCAGGGCAAATCAGCACTCGTTGAAAATAGCGCTGGTGATATTGCCCAACAATACCGTAGAATAGCGGGGAAAATCGCCGCGGATCTATTTCGACAGTTTGATGCTCGTAGTCCAGCAACAAACGAAATACTGATCAAACAAGTCGATTAA
- the dcd gene encoding dCTP deaminase, giving the protein MRLCDKDIETLIEQEKIVIVPKPDLSMISGVSVDIRLGNEFRVFQDHTAAFIDLSGPREQVQTAMDSVMSEEIVIPDGEAFFLHPGELALAVTYESVTLPDDIVGWLDGRSSLARLGLMVHVTAHRIDPGWSGQIVLEFYNSGKLPLALRPKMKIAALNFETMSGSALRPYNKRNDAKYRGQKGAVASRISEDERSG; this is encoded by the coding sequence ATGAGACTTTGTGATAAAGATATTGAAACCCTGATCGAACAAGAAAAAATTGTCATCGTACCTAAACCAGATCTCAGCATGATTTCCGGGGTGAGTGTCGATATTCGCTTAGGTAATGAGTTTCGCGTCTTTCAAGATCATACCGCTGCTTTTATCGATTTAAGTGGTCCGCGAGAGCAAGTGCAAACCGCGATGGATTCGGTAATGAGTGAAGAAATAGTGATCCCAGACGGTGAAGCATTTTTCCTACATCCTGGAGAATTGGCGCTGGCCGTCACTTATGAATCGGTTACTTTACCTGATGATATTGTTGGCTGGTTAGATGGCCGCTCGTCATTAGCGCGTTTAGGCTTGATGGTACACGTAACGGCACATCGTATTGATCCAGGTTGGTCAGGGCAAATCGTATTGGAATTTTATAACAGTGGTAAGTTGCCACTAGCGCTGCGTCCTAAAATGAAAATAGCGGCGCTGAATTTTGAGACTATGTCTGGTAGTGCGCTTCGCCCGTATAATAAACGTAATGATGCGAAATATAGAGGGCAGAAAGGCGCAGTTGCCAGTCGCATTAGTGAAGACGAGAGGTCAGGCTAA
- a CDS encoding gluconeogenesis factor YvcK family protein, whose protein sequence is MHLENKKVVAIGGGHGLGRVLSTLSFLEKQLTGIVTTTDNGGSTGRLRKRSSSIAWGDLRNCLTQLVDEESIGSQLFNFRFDGQDELGGHNLGNLILFALGQLQSRPLDSIKLVRRLLRVRTPVLPMSETPTDLIAFYPEGRCRVGELSVDEMPVMPKNLMLAPLVKTLDSCKDAILSADLIILGPGSFLTSVIPPLLVRDIVKSINKSQAHCVFIENIEPEASPAAALTLDEKLLWIKENIGCLPIDSVIAHSKEVVSELVPVLCCDLASEENHHYHDRKKLITALNQCLTLTKHKANKSEPFAKVSNS, encoded by the coding sequence ATGCATTTAGAAAACAAAAAAGTCGTTGCTATTGGCGGAGGACATGGTCTAGGGCGAGTTCTGTCAACACTTTCCTTTTTAGAGAAACAGTTAACTGGGATAGTAACAACAACAGATAACGGCGGTTCCACCGGACGTTTACGAAAAAGAAGTAGTTCTATTGCATGGGGTGACTTAAGAAATTGTCTAACTCAATTAGTTGACGAAGAATCCATTGGCAGTCAGTTATTTAACTTTCGCTTTGATGGGCAAGATGAATTAGGCGGCCATAACCTCGGTAACTTGATCTTATTTGCGCTGGGACAGCTGCAATCTAGACCGTTAGACTCAATTAAACTCGTTCGCCGCCTATTAAGGGTTAGAACACCTGTGTTACCTATGTCAGAAACCCCCACGGATCTGATTGCTTTTTATCCGGAAGGACGTTGTCGGGTTGGAGAGCTTTCTGTCGATGAAATGCCAGTAATGCCGAAAAACTTAATGTTAGCCCCTTTAGTCAAAACTTTGGATTCATGCAAAGATGCGATTCTATCTGCAGATTTAATCATACTCGGTCCTGGCAGCTTTTTAACCAGTGTTATTCCGCCACTTTTGGTACGAGATATAGTTAAAAGCATAAATAAAAGTCAGGCGCATTGTGTATTTATTGAAAACATTGAGCCTGAAGCTAGCCCTGCTGCTGCACTAACCTTAGATGAAAAGTTACTGTGGATAAAAGAAAATATCGGTTGTTTGCCAATAGACAGCGTTATTGCGCACAGTAAGGAAGTAGTTTCTGAATTAGTACCAGTACTTTGTTGTGACTTAGCCAGTGAAGAAAACCACCACTATCATGACAGGAAAAAACTAATCACCGCACTTAATCAATGTCTTACCTTAACAAAACATAAAGCAAATAAAAGTGAGCCGTTCGCAAAAGTCAGCAACTCCTGA
- a CDS encoding DUF6916 family protein, giving the protein MQALNCQSFINLIGENIQLTDDKGNSAELEITAVKPSKHSNEGWCSHAICFKGSPEFHFTQGSYSLTHPDLTLNSLFISPKSLIDYEAIISSPIKD; this is encoded by the coding sequence ATGCAGGCATTGAATTGTCAAAGTTTTATAAATCTCATTGGCGAAAATATTCAACTTACCGATGATAAAGGAAATTCGGCTGAACTTGAAATAACGGCAGTAAAACCAAGCAAGCACAGCAATGAAGGTTGGTGTTCACATGCTATTTGTTTTAAAGGCTCTCCAGAGTTTCATTTCACTCAAGGTAGTTATTCGTTAACCCATCCTGATTTAACGCTTAATAGTCTATTTATTTCTCCTAAAAGTTTAATTGATTATGAAGCAATTATTTCATCCCCCATTAAGGATTAG
- a CDS encoding phage tail protein, translated as MSEPFYGQIQLFGFNYAPRGWAFCNGATLSVSQNTALFSLLGTAYGGDGRTNFKLPNLTSRSPVGFNMGNGPGLETFDLGEMHGQQTHTLTQQQMPSHTHGATFTPVGGSNAAQVQVTTDKGDKSTPDHGDYLAAPSDIPGPDAPEKMFNSSPSSGSLVLLGGVSGGGASAGGTVTVEITGSSQAFSLLNPFTAVNFSIALTGIFPSRN; from the coding sequence ATGTCTGAACCTTTCTACGGCCAAATACAGTTATTTGGTTTTAATTATGCTCCTCGCGGTTGGGCTTTCTGTAATGGTGCAACTTTATCCGTTAGCCAAAATACCGCATTATTTTCATTGTTAGGTACTGCGTATGGGGGGGACGGCCGAACAAATTTTAAATTACCTAATTTAACTTCAAGATCTCCCGTTGGTTTTAATATGGGAAATGGTCCTGGGTTGGAAACGTTTGATTTAGGGGAAATGCATGGACAGCAAACCCATACCTTAACTCAACAACAGATGCCATCTCATACTCATGGTGCAACTTTCACACCTGTAGGTGGTAGTAATGCTGCACAGGTGCAGGTGACAACCGATAAAGGTGATAAATCAACTCCTGATCATGGGGATTACCTTGCTGCACCATCCGATATACCAGGACCGGATGCTCCTGAAAAAATGTTTAATAGTAGCCCTTCTTCTGGTTCATTAGTGTTGCTTGGTGGAGTTTCAGGCGGAGGTGCCTCTGCGGGTGGTACAGTCACGGTCGAAATTACTGGCAGTAGCCAAGCTTTTAGTTTGTTGAATCCGTTTACTGCCGTTAACTTTAGTATTGCTCTAACCGGCATATTTCCTTCTCGAAATTAA